In Janthinobacterium rivuli, a single genomic region encodes these proteins:
- a CDS encoding superoxide dismutase: MEHTLPPLPYEMDALAPHISKETLEYHYAKHHQAYVTNLNNLIKGTEFENLSLEEIIKKSSGGIFNNAAQVWNHTFYWNGMKPAGGGAPTGAVADAINAKWSSFDKFKEEFTKSCVGNFGSGWTWLVQKADGSVDIVNTSNAGCPLTTGDKPLLTCDVWEHAYYIDYRNLRAKYVETFWGLVNWDFVAKNFA, encoded by the coding sequence ATGGAACATACTCTGCCACCACTGCCGTATGAAATGGACGCTCTGGCGCCGCATATTTCGAAAGAAACCCTGGAATACCACTATGCCAAGCATCACCAGGCGTATGTCACCAACTTGAACAACCTGATCAAGGGTACCGAGTTCGAGAACCTGTCGCTGGAAGAAATCATCAAGAAATCGTCGGGCGGCATCTTCAACAATGCGGCGCAAGTATGGAACCACACCTTCTACTGGAACGGCATGAAGCCGGCCGGCGGCGGCGCGCCTACCGGTGCCGTGGCTGACGCGATCAACGCGAAATGGTCGTCGTTCGACAAGTTCAAGGAAGAATTCACCAAGTCGTGCGTGGGCAACTTCGGTTCGGGCTGGACCTGGCTGGTGCAAAAAGCCGACGGCTCCGTCGACATCGTCAACACCTCGAACGCCGGCTGCCCGCTGACCACCGGCGACAAGCCGCTGCTGACCTGCGACGTCTGGGAACACGCCTACTACATCGACTACCGCAACCTGCGCGCCAAGTACGTGGAAACGTTCTGGGGCCTGGTCAACTGGGACTTCGTTGCCAAGAACTTCGCGTAA
- a CDS encoding LacI family DNA-binding transcriptional regulator — MNDSAHAAPPSTLLDVARQAGVSPSTVSRILNGTAKVSDDKRDAVLAAIAHMKFAPNQMAQGLKKGRSMTIGIVVQDISSPFFDESLRGVDDGLKDTGYASVIVSGHWNAQEEADRIRLLLARKVDGIILLSGRISDESVLDFSQQRPIVSTGRLLATKSAIGFKLDNEYGAYLAVRHLVELGHRRIAFVAGPANNTDAAERLTGYQRALREADIAIDPKLMVEGDFHEASGMLAMNHLFDTQQQFSAVFAANDLSAYGVRLCLYRKGIRVPDDISLVGFDDLPGSSYTTPPLTTIHQPLYDIGRIATQALLGLINGEAVQAAIPPLELIVRETTRRIR, encoded by the coding sequence TTGAACGATAGCGCCCACGCTGCTCCCCCTTCCACCCTGCTCGACGTGGCCCGCCAGGCCGGCGTGTCGCCCAGCACCGTCTCGCGCATCCTCAATGGCACGGCCAAAGTGTCCGATGACAAGCGCGACGCCGTGCTGGCGGCCATTGCGCACATGAAATTCGCGCCGAACCAGATGGCGCAGGGTCTGAAAAAGGGCCGCTCGATGACCATCGGCATCGTGGTGCAGGATATTTCCAGCCCCTTCTTCGACGAAAGCCTGCGCGGCGTGGACGATGGATTGAAGGACACGGGCTATGCCTCCGTCATCGTCAGCGGGCACTGGAATGCGCAGGAAGAGGCCGACCGCATCCGTTTGCTGCTGGCGAGAAAGGTCGACGGCATCATCCTGCTGTCGGGGCGCATTTCGGACGAGAGCGTGCTCGATTTCTCGCAACAGCGGCCCATCGTCTCGACGGGCCGCCTGCTGGCCACGAAAAGCGCCATCGGCTTCAAGCTCGACAACGAATACGGCGCCTACCTGGCCGTGCGCCACCTGGTGGAACTGGGCCACCGCCGCATCGCCTTCGTGGCCGGCCCCGCCAACAACACGGATGCGGCCGAGCGCCTGACGGGCTACCAGCGCGCGCTGCGCGAAGCGGACATCGCCATCGACCCGAAGCTGATGGTGGAAGGCGATTTCCACGAGGCAAGCGGGATGCTGGCCATGAACCATTTGTTCGATACGCAGCAGCAATTCAGCGCCGTCTTCGCCGCCAATGACCTGTCCGCCTACGGCGTGCGCCTGTGCCTGTACCGCAAGGGCATCCGCGTGCCCGACGATATCTCGCTCGTCGGTTTCGATGACTTGCCCGGCTCGTCCTACACGACGCCGCCGCTGACGACCATCCACCAGCCCCTGTACGACATCGGCCGCATCGCCACGCAAGCGCTGCTGGGGCTGATCAATGGCGAAGCCGTGCAGGCGGCAATACCGCCCCTGGAGCTGATCGTGCGGGAAACCACGCGGCGTATTCGCTAG
- a CDS encoding extracellular solute-binding protein, producing the protein MKSSILGAAPLAALTLAASVAAAPAAVPPAAVPPALAPATITVASFPDLDRAVKTALPLWEKLYPQVKVKLVSLQIDDHHNSMTTALAAGARLPDVMAIDFRYVGSFAESKGMEDLLQPPYGAGQYRAQFVPFTFVQATSSRGTLGAMPADLGPGTLFYRKDLMDKAGIKETDLTQSWESYIAAGKKLKAATGTYLLAGASDLADIVIRANLKDGEGIYFGDKGQVLVDSPRFVKAFELAKAARVAGIDARTVAWTGEWAEGFKRDKVASQMMGSWLSGHLAKWLAPASSGQWRAANLPAGALASYGGSFYGIPKKAANKTQAWEFIKFMTVNKDIQLHSLKEIGAFPALKAAYADPMMDEPQPYFGGQKTRLLARDTAAKIPVIRVDKFDAVARDIVNMELESVLAQNKDIKTALADAKALITHRARR; encoded by the coding sequence ATGAAGTCAAGCATCCTTGGCGCCGCCCCACTGGCGGCGCTGACCCTGGCCGCCAGCGTGGCCGCCGCGCCCGCAGCCGTTCCGCCGGCCGCCGTCCCGCCGGCGCTGGCCCCGGCCACGATTACCGTCGCCTCGTTCCCCGACCTGGACCGCGCCGTCAAGACGGCCTTGCCCCTGTGGGAAAAGCTGTATCCGCAAGTGAAGGTCAAGCTGGTCAGCCTGCAGATCGACGACCACCATAACTCGATGACGACGGCGCTGGCGGCCGGCGCGCGCCTGCCCGACGTGATGGCCATCGACTTCCGCTATGTCGGCAGCTTCGCCGAATCGAAGGGCATGGAAGACTTGCTGCAGCCGCCGTACGGGGCAGGGCAGTACCGCGCCCAGTTCGTGCCATTTACCTTTGTGCAGGCGACCAGTTCGCGCGGCACCCTGGGCGCCATGCCGGCCGACCTGGGACCGGGCACCCTGTTCTACCGCAAGGACCTGATGGACAAGGCGGGCATCAAGGAAACCGATCTGACGCAATCGTGGGAATCGTATATCGCCGCCGGCAAGAAGCTCAAGGCCGCCACCGGCACCTATCTGTTGGCCGGCGCCAGCGACCTGGCGGACATCGTCATCCGCGCCAATCTGAAAGATGGCGAAGGCATCTATTTTGGCGACAAGGGCCAGGTGCTGGTCGACTCGCCCCGCTTCGTGAAAGCGTTCGAACTGGCCAAGGCGGCCAGGGTCGCCGGCATCGATGCGCGCACCGTGGCCTGGACGGGCGAGTGGGCCGAAGGTTTTAAACGCGACAAGGTGGCCAGCCAGATGATGGGTTCGTGGCTCAGCGGCCACCTGGCCAAGTGGCTGGCGCCGGCGTCGTCCGGCCAGTGGCGCGCGGCGAACCTGCCGGCCGGCGCGCTGGCGTCCTACGGCGGCTCCTTCTATGGCATCCCGAAGAAAGCCGCGAATAAAACCCAGGCCTGGGAATTCATCAAGTTCATGACCGTCAACAAGGATATCCAGCTGCATTCGCTCAAAGAGATTGGCGCCTTCCCGGCCCTCAAGGCCGCGTACGCGGACCCGATGATGGACGAGCCGCAGCCGTATTTCGGCGGCCAGAAGACGCGTCTGCTGGCGCGCGACACGGCGGCGAAAATCCCCGTCATCCGCGTCGACAAGTTCGACGCCGTGGCGCGCGACATCGTCAACATGGAACTGGAAAGCGTGCTGGCGCAAAACAAGGATATCAAGACGGCGCTGGCCGACGCCAAGGCCCTGATCACCCACCGCGCGCGGCGCTAG
- a CDS encoding carbohydrate ABC transporter permease — MTTSMPCTEGAPAAAAARPARKRYNMKKWAPYIFISPFFILFAVFSLFPLLFSIYLSFNQWEAASGVEAMQWVGLDNYKYALSDPWFLRSLGNTVWLALASGVPQHLVAIPLAAFIHNSFKRSRNLVIGIYFLPFITSSVAIAMVFNTLFSRDYGQINVLIQWCASLPLVGGLFPAESIDWLGSSLFIKPAVAFVIFWRYLGWNLVLYLSALQVIPKDLYEAATIDGASKRQQFWYITLPQLRPMIYLAVTLTIMGNLQLFEEPFVLVAESSGVSQSVMTTAIFVYKTAFSSGDFGTASAISWLLFLIIASTTWVNNRIFSRNERNERKEVR, encoded by the coding sequence ATGACTACCTCCATGCCTTGTACCGAGGGCGCGCCCGCTGCCGCTGCCGCGCGGCCCGCCAGGAAACGCTACAACATGAAGAAGTGGGCGCCGTATATTTTCATCAGCCCCTTCTTCATCCTGTTCGCCGTCTTCAGCCTGTTCCCGCTGCTGTTTTCCATCTATCTGTCGTTCAACCAGTGGGAAGCGGCCAGCGGCGTGGAAGCCATGCAGTGGGTGGGCCTGGACAACTACAAATACGCCTTGAGCGATCCGTGGTTTCTGCGCTCGCTGGGCAATACCGTGTGGCTGGCGCTGGCCTCGGGCGTGCCGCAGCACCTGGTGGCCATTCCGCTGGCAGCGTTCATCCACAACAGCTTCAAGCGCTCGCGCAACCTGGTGATCGGCATTTACTTTTTACCGTTCATCACGTCCAGCGTGGCCATCGCCATGGTCTTCAACACCCTGTTCTCGCGCGACTATGGGCAGATCAATGTGCTGATCCAATGGTGCGCCAGCCTGCCGCTCGTCGGCGGCCTGTTCCCGGCGGAATCGATCGACTGGCTGGGCAGCTCGCTGTTCATCAAGCCGGCCGTCGCCTTCGTCATTTTCTGGCGCTACCTGGGCTGGAACCTGGTGCTGTATCTGTCCGCGCTGCAGGTGATACCGAAGGATTTGTACGAGGCGGCCACCATCGACGGCGCGTCGAAACGCCAGCAGTTCTGGTACATCACCCTGCCGCAGCTGCGCCCGATGATCTACCTGGCCGTGACACTGACCATCATGGGCAATCTGCAGCTGTTCGAGGAGCCGTTCGTGCTGGTGGCCGAATCGAGCGGCGTGAGCCAGTCGGTGATGACGACGGCCATCTTCGTCTACAAGACGGCGTTTTCCTCGGGCGACTTCGGCACGGCGTCGGCCATTTCCTGGCTACTGTTCCTGATCATCGCCAGCACCACCTGGGTCAACAACCGCATTTTCAGCCGCAATGAACGCAACGAGCGCAAGGAGGTCCGATGA
- a CDS encoding carbohydrate ABC transporter permease: MKTTRWTAYAMVAIGALIMVAPFYFMFVFATHTSAEIYSLPPPRWFGTALLNNIELLQERLPFWRNIGISLYVALMTTALTLFFCSLGGYAFAMYEFRFKRPLFTLVMASMIIPSFMNMIPTFMLMDFLGWLDQPRALYVPGAAGALGIFLMRQYIGTAIPKDLIEAARIDGCGEFAIYWRVVLPLIGPAMGTLGLITFINSWNNFITPLVVMRSVENYTIPLALRSMQAPNNTEWGALMTGAAIAVLPLLLMFFVASKRLIEGLTQGAVKG, translated from the coding sequence ATGAAAACCACCCGCTGGACGGCCTACGCCATGGTGGCCATCGGCGCCCTGATCATGGTCGCGCCGTTCTACTTCATGTTCGTCTTCGCCACGCACACGAGCGCCGAGATCTACAGCCTGCCGCCGCCGCGCTGGTTCGGCACGGCCCTGCTCAACAACATCGAACTGCTGCAGGAGCGCCTGCCGTTCTGGCGCAATATCGGCATCAGCCTGTACGTGGCCCTGATGACGACGGCGCTGACCTTGTTCTTTTGCTCGCTGGGCGGCTATGCCTTCGCCATGTACGAGTTCCGCTTCAAGCGGCCCTTGTTCACCCTGGTGATGGCGTCGATGATCATTCCCTCATTCATGAACATGATCCCGACCTTCATGCTGATGGATTTCCTCGGATGGCTGGACCAGCCGCGCGCCCTGTACGTGCCGGGAGCGGCCGGCGCGCTGGGCATCTTCCTGATGCGCCAGTACATCGGCACGGCCATTCCGAAGGACCTGATCGAGGCGGCGCGCATTGACGGCTGCGGCGAATTCGCCATCTACTGGAGAGTCGTGCTGCCGCTGATCGGTCCCGCCATGGGCACCCTGGGCCTGATCACCTTCATCAACTCGTGGAACAATTTCATCACGCCGCTGGTCGTCATGCGCTCGGTCGAGAACTACACGATCCCGCTGGCTCTGCGCAGCATGCAGGCGCCAAACAACACGGAATGGGGCGCGCTGATGACGGGCGCCGCCATCGCCGTGCTGCCGCTGCTGCTGATGTTTTTTGTCGCCTCGAAGCGTTTAATTGAAGGACTGACCCAGGGCGCCGTCAAAGGCTAG
- a CDS encoding GH1 family beta-glucosidase, translating to MTTMHNDDTDINFPATFTWGVATSAYQIEGAAAIDGRGPSIWDTFSHTDGKIIDGSNGDVACDHYHRYAEDVELIASLGVNAYRFSMSWSRVQPTGSGAWNEAGFDFYGRLLDALAAKGLDAHLTLYHWDLPQALQDEGGWLNRATCYHFAAYAAEVARRFGHKVASIATHNEPWCTAVLGHGTGQFAPGMADPAAAVQVSHHLLLSHGLAMQAMRVVNPPAKLGIVLNQWTATPATDSAQDRELAELEYARSVQWYMDAIFKGRYPALALKHVDASALSIFENDFIDIKQPIDFLGVNYYTRAYMSAETPPRKPECKLGVNDMGWETYPQGLTELLVGLHREYRLPPVYITENGMAVADKPVDGKIHDAPRIEYVQLHLDALRAVIAQGIDVRGYFYWSLMDNFEWNSGYAKRFGMLYVDYATQQRSFKDSALWYRDFIAAQRASHAAVLVEAH from the coding sequence ATGACCACCATGCATAACGACGACACCGATATCAACTTCCCCGCCACCTTCACCTGGGGCGTGGCCACCAGCGCCTACCAGATCGAGGGCGCCGCCGCCATCGACGGCCGCGGCCCCTCCATCTGGGATACCTTCAGCCACACGGACGGCAAGATCATCGACGGCAGCAATGGCGATGTGGCCTGCGACCACTACCACCGCTACGCGGAGGACGTGGAACTGATCGCCAGCCTGGGCGTGAACGCCTACCGCTTTTCCATGTCCTGGTCGCGCGTGCAGCCCACGGGTTCCGGCGCCTGGAACGAGGCCGGCTTCGATTTCTATGGGCGCCTGCTCGACGCCCTGGCCGCCAAGGGTCTCGATGCGCACCTGACCCTGTACCACTGGGACTTGCCGCAAGCCTTGCAGGACGAGGGCGGCTGGCTCAATCGCGCCACCTGCTACCACTTCGCCGCCTACGCTGCCGAAGTGGCGCGCCGCTTCGGCCACAAGGTCGCCAGCATCGCCACGCATAACGAACCGTGGTGCACGGCCGTGCTGGGTCACGGCACGGGCCAGTTCGCGCCCGGCATGGCCGACCCGGCCGCCGCCGTGCAAGTGTCGCACCATCTGCTGCTGTCGCACGGCCTGGCCATGCAAGCCATGCGCGTCGTCAATCCGCCCGCGAAACTGGGCATCGTGCTCAATCAATGGACGGCCACGCCGGCCACCGACAGCGCCCAGGACCGCGAACTGGCCGAACTCGAATATGCGCGCTCGGTGCAGTGGTATATGGACGCCATCTTCAAGGGCCGCTACCCGGCCCTGGCCCTGAAACACGTCGACGCTTCTGCTTTATCCATCTTTGAAAACGATTTCATAGATATCAAGCAGCCCATCGATTTCCTCGGCGTGAACTATTACACGCGCGCTTACATGAGTGCCGAGACGCCGCCGCGCAAGCCGGAATGCAAGCTCGGTGTCAACGACATGGGCTGGGAAACCTATCCGCAAGGCTTGACGGAACTGCTGGTCGGCCTGCACCGCGAATACCGATTGCCACCCGTCTACATCACGGAAAACGGCATGGCCGTGGCCGACAAGCCCGTCGACGGCAAGATCCACGATGCGCCGCGCATCGAGTACGTGCAGCTGCACCTGGACGCCTTGCGCGCCGTGATCGCGCAGGGCATCGACGTGCGCGGTTATTTCTACTGGAGCCTGATGGACAACTTCGAGTGGAACTCCGGCTACGCCAAGCGCTTCGGCATGCTCTACGTCGACTACGCCACGCAGCAGCGCAGCTTCAAGGACAGCGCCCTGTGGTACCGCGATTTCATCGCCGCGCAGCGTGCATCCCACGCCGCCGTCCTGGTCGAGGCGCACTGA
- a CDS encoding ABC transporter ATP-binding protein: MAAISLRGIRKTYGDGPEIVKGLDLDIHDGEFMVFVGPSGCGKSTLLRMIAGLEDISAGQLRIGDLLANDVAPAERGIAMVFQSYALYPHMTARDNMGFALKLAGKPEAEVRAAVGKVAEILQITHLLDRKPKALSGGERQRVAIGRSIVRQPKVFLFDEPLSNLDASLRVQTRIELAKLHQELGTTMIYVTHDQVEAMTLGDRVAVFHGGHLEQVGAPLDLYRHPASQFVAGFIGALRMNFLPCAAVPALASQLGGEAGMLVGIRPEHLRLVPRHEGYGATVTLIEQLGDAQIIHATLDNSPHAVAIKLHGEARHALAQGSAIGFAPEEGHAFLFDTAGRAVATH; encoded by the coding sequence ATGGCCGCCATCTCCCTGCGGGGCATCCGCAAGACCTATGGCGATGGCCCGGAAATCGTCAAGGGCCTGGACCTCGATATCCACGACGGCGAATTCATGGTCTTCGTCGGACCGTCCGGCTGCGGCAAGTCGACCCTGCTGCGCATGATCGCGGGACTGGAAGACATCAGCGCGGGCCAGCTGCGCATCGGCGACTTGCTGGCCAACGATGTGGCGCCGGCCGAGCGGGGCATCGCCATGGTCTTCCAGAGCTACGCCCTGTATCCGCACATGACGGCGCGCGACAACATGGGCTTTGCCTTGAAACTGGCGGGCAAACCGGAAGCCGAAGTGCGCGCGGCCGTCGGCAAGGTGGCCGAGATTTTGCAGATCACGCACCTGCTCGACCGCAAGCCGAAAGCCCTGTCGGGCGGCGAGCGCCAGCGCGTGGCTATCGGCCGCTCCATCGTGCGCCAGCCCAAGGTGTTTTTGTTTGACGAACCGCTGTCCAACCTTGACGCCTCCTTGCGCGTGCAGACGCGCATCGAACTGGCCAAGCTGCACCAGGAACTGGGCACCACGATGATCTATGTGACGCACGACCAGGTCGAAGCCATGACACTCGGCGACCGGGTCGCCGTCTTCCATGGCGGCCACCTGGAGCAGGTGGGGGCGCCGTTGGACCTGTACCGCCATCCGGCCAGCCAGTTCGTCGCCGGCTTCATCGGCGCGCTGCGCATGAACTTCTTGCCGTGCGCCGCCGTCCCCGCGCTGGCCAGCCAGCTTGGCGGCGAGGCGGGCATGCTGGTCGGCATACGTCCCGAACACCTGCGCCTGGTGCCGCGCCACGAAGGCTATGGCGCCACGGTGACCCTGATCGAGCAGCTGGGCGATGCGCAGATCATCCACGCGACCCTCGATAACAGTCCGCATGCGGTGGCCATCAAGCTGCATGGCGAGGCGCGCCACGCGCTGGCGCAGGGCAGCGCCATCGGCTTCGCGCCGGAAGAGGGCCATGCCTTTCTATTTGACACGGCCGGGCGCGCCGTGGCTACCCATTGA
- a CDS encoding TonB-dependent receptor: MQQLKRNTIALSLAHATFAQFILLGSGAAMAQEAAATDAAKPAAEQMDRIVVTATRRNTFVQETPLAVTAFNQDTLQNNQVKDLASLATMVPSLVVEQHGDSGGVHVYMRGVGSANHTELGDPAVAFYVDGVYSPRPQGATALMYDLSHVEVARGPQGTLNGRNSTAGAVNLVSAAPSTAKFMGSAGITVGDKRHLQTQGMLNIPFSDDVALRIAAIKDSHDGTVDFRRGSNVMPGTAKYGAGDQMGVRASLLWKFTPQLRGTFIADYFLDQGAGNVYLAAEPKRGEKLRSALIDTPGTLDQSILTYKGKLNYKPTDALDFTYLGSWSRYKRQNSNDSDAGLFPGFKSENRTDWAQFDSYSHELQARSDDDAPFQWVAGLFLFNEKNKVRFDIDRSQISQAAVQQDIANGAVIFVQPTVGQYASSMSFIQGDRQLKSKAVFGQVSQQVTDQIKLTAGARYTKDHKFDVGGKNWACPNWPANAPLGTTVLNPDQLAQLVKPGTGLANTHNIGPGGAITAATCGNTPGDNTADLKYGQATWLGRIEYKLRPDILLFGSVTTGFHSPAIGDGGATTKPEKLTSYEIGFKSDLLNRELTLNLDAFLMKYKDKLESQVVNSVLANFNAAGATVKGLEAEWVWRPTKVDRLTGNATWLKAVYDDFMSCDVDAARANGQSCGSTAPLVNVGGSTMKHAPKFSTTVQYEHDFSVAGGQLTPRASVHYETMSYVGAGAFNGDVPGHAGVKRQEAYTTLDLSLRFQPANKAYTVEAFVQNATDKAVKLDVNEICTDVGMPCQPTQQIYGAFYNAPRTFGARVSMKF; the protein is encoded by the coding sequence ATGCAACAGCTCAAACGCAACACCATCGCCCTCAGCCTCGCGCATGCGACCTTCGCCCAGTTCATCTTGCTGGGCAGCGGCGCCGCCATGGCCCAGGAGGCTGCAGCCACCGACGCGGCAAAACCGGCCGCCGAACAGATGGACCGCATCGTCGTCACGGCCACGCGCCGCAATACCTTCGTGCAGGAGACGCCGCTGGCCGTCACCGCCTTCAACCAGGACACCCTGCAAAACAACCAGGTCAAGGATCTGGCGTCGCTGGCGACCATGGTGCCGAGTCTCGTCGTCGAGCAGCATGGCGACTCGGGCGGGGTGCACGTCTACATGCGCGGCGTCGGTTCGGCCAACCACACGGAGCTGGGCGACCCGGCCGTCGCCTTTTATGTCGACGGCGTGTATTCGCCGCGTCCCCAGGGCGCCACGGCGCTGATGTATGACCTGTCGCACGTCGAGGTGGCGCGCGGACCGCAGGGCACCCTGAACGGCCGCAATTCGACGGCCGGCGCCGTCAACCTCGTCTCGGCCGCGCCAAGCACGGCCAAGTTCATGGGTTCGGCCGGCATCACCGTGGGCGACAAGCGCCATCTGCAGACGCAGGGCATGCTCAATATCCCGTTTTCCGACGACGTGGCGCTGCGCATCGCCGCCATCAAGGATAGCCATGACGGCACGGTGGACTTCCGCCGCGGCTCGAACGTCATGCCGGGCACGGCCAAGTATGGCGCCGGCGACCAGATGGGCGTGCGCGCCTCGCTGCTGTGGAAGTTCACGCCACAACTGCGCGGCACCTTCATCGCCGACTACTTCCTCGACCAGGGCGCCGGCAACGTCTACCTGGCGGCCGAACCGAAACGGGGCGAGAAGCTGCGCTCGGCCCTGATCGATACGCCGGGCACCCTGGACCAGTCGATTCTGACCTACAAGGGCAAGCTCAATTACAAGCCGACGGATGCGCTGGACTTCACCTACCTGGGCAGCTGGAGCCGCTACAAGCGCCAGAACAGCAACGATTCCGATGCCGGCCTGTTCCCGGGCTTCAAGTCGGAAAACCGCACCGACTGGGCGCAGTTCGACAGCTATTCGCACGAGTTGCAGGCGCGCTCGGACGACGATGCACCGTTCCAGTGGGTGGCCGGCCTGTTCCTGTTCAATGAAAAGAACAAGGTGCGCTTCGATATCGACCGCAGCCAGATTTCGCAGGCGGCCGTGCAGCAGGATATCGCCAACGGCGCCGTGATCTTCGTGCAGCCGACCGTGGGCCAGTATGCCTCGTCGATGTCCTTCATCCAGGGCGACCGCCAGCTCAAATCGAAGGCCGTGTTCGGCCAGGTCAGCCAGCAAGTGACGGACCAGATCAAGCTGACGGCCGGCGCGCGCTACACGAAAGACCATAAATTCGACGTCGGCGGCAAGAACTGGGCCTGCCCGAACTGGCCCGCGAACGCGCCGCTGGGCACCACGGTGCTCAATCCCGATCAGCTGGCGCAGCTGGTCAAGCCGGGCACGGGCCTGGCCAACACGCACAATATCGGCCCTGGCGGCGCCATCACGGCCGCCACCTGCGGCAATACGCCGGGCGACAACACAGCCGACCTGAAATACGGCCAGGCTACCTGGCTGGGCCGCATCGAGTACAAGCTGCGCCCGGACATTTTGCTGTTCGGTTCCGTGACGACGGGCTTCCATTCGCCGGCCATCGGCGATGGCGGCGCCACCACCAAGCCGGAAAAGCTGACCAGCTATGAAATCGGCTTCAAGTCGGACTTGCTGAACCGCGAACTGACCCTGAACCTCGACGCCTTCCTGATGAAGTACAAGGACAAGCTCGAGTCGCAGGTGGTCAACAGCGTGCTGGCCAACTTCAACGCGGCTGGCGCCACCGTCAAGGGGCTGGAAGCGGAATGGGTGTGGCGGCCAACGAAGGTCGACCGCCTGACGGGCAACGCCACCTGGCTCAAAGCCGTGTACGACGACTTCATGTCGTGCGACGTCGATGCGGCGCGTGCGAATGGCCAGTCCTGCGGTTCGACGGCGCCACTGGTGAACGTGGGCGGCAGCACCATGAAGCATGCGCCGAAGTTTTCCACGACCGTCCAGTACGAGCATGATTTCAGTGTCGCCGGCGGCCAGCTCACGCCGCGCGCCTCGGTGCACTATGAAACCATGTCGTATGTGGGTGCGGGCGCCTTCAACGGCGACGTGCCGGGCCACGCCGGCGTCAAGCGCCAGGAAGCCTACACGACCCTGGACCTGAGCCTGCGCTTCCAGCCGGCCAACAAGGCGTACACGGTTGAAGCGTTCGTGCAGAACGCCACCGACAAGGCGGTCAAGCTGGACGTCAATGAAATCTGCACGGACGTCGGCATGCCATGCCAGCCCACGCAGCAGATCTACGGCGCCTTCTACAACGCGCCGCGCACCTTTGGCGCGCGCGTGTCGATGAAGTTTTAA